The Oscillatoria salina IIICB1 nucleotide sequence TGCAGGAGAGGGGTTGGGGGAGAGGTTAACGATGTACTCGAATGCGCTTACTTGGATTTTGTTTTCTAATCCAAGAAAGGAATTTTTGCATTTGTGGTTCGCTTTTCAGTTTTTCAATTGTATTGAGGTTTTGGGCTAAATATTTATTATCAAAAAGAGCGTGGATTTGTCGATGACAAGCCGAGCAAATATCCGTAGTTGGACCAGCATTAGCTTGTTTGCGTTTGACGCTTTGTTTTGGGACAAGGTGATGGACTGTCAAATTGTCCGTTTTTCTTTCGCATAACTCGCACTTCATCATTAAAAATTTTATATATATTTTTCTATTATAGCTCATTTGACGAGCCAAAAATTTAAATTTCTGTCAAAATAAAAATGACTTGTGACCAAACCGAGCTAGAGCGAAATTTATTTTCAAGATTGGTAAATTTAACCAGAGTTAAGGACGATTTCGTACTGAAGCTAAATAGAAGTTTGAATTAAACTAAAGACAATTAATAAATAAAATCCCGATCCTGTAACTAAAAATGTATCAGGCGATCGCTGTTAGTCGGGATTGACCCTATCATGAGGAATAAATATTAAAGCGTTTTCTCAGATGGCTCATAAAAATCATTTACTAGCAATCCTGACAGAGCAAATGTACGATACACTAGCTCCTAATTTACACCAAGTTTCACTAAATCGCGGCGATATGCTGCATTTACCAAACGAAACTATTAACGAACTTTATTTTCCGATTGATTGCTTGCTTTCGATAACAATTACCATGTCAAATGGTGCGACAGCAGAAACAGGGGTAGTCGGCAACCGGGAAGTGATTGGAATAAATGCTTTTATGGGTGGAAGAGAAACCACCCAAACTGAATATGTAGTTCAGATTGCCGGAACTGCGATGAAGATCGATGCGGAAATAATGCGTCGAGAGTTCCAGAAAAACCAAGAATTGCGCGACGTAATGTTGCGTTATACCCAAGCTTTCATTGCACAGATTTCCCAGAGTGTTGCTTGTAACCGCCTTCACCAGATCGAACAAAGACTTGCGCGTTGGCTGTTAGAAGTACAAGATCGTATTAATTCGGACGAGCTTATTTTAACCCAAGAATTAATTAGTAATATGCTGGGCGTGCGGCGTTCTGGTGTCACCCAA carries:
- a CDS encoding Crp/Fnr family transcriptional regulator; protein product: MAHKNHLLAILTEQMYDTLAPNLHQVSLNRGDMLHLPNETINELYFPIDCLLSITITMSNGATAETGVVGNREVIGINAFMGGRETTQTEYVVQIAGTAMKIDAEIMRREFQKNQELRDVMLRYTQAFIAQISQSVACNRLHQIEQRLARWLLEVQDRINSDELILTQELISNMLGVRRSGVTQAAQKLQEEGLISYSRGHIQILNQQKLEAKSCECFEVVRDEYDRLLGRKNRGKK